Proteins encoded within one genomic window of Bombina bombina isolate aBomBom1 chromosome 1, aBomBom1.pri, whole genome shotgun sequence:
- the LOC128641747 gene encoding putative nuclease HARBI1, whose amino-acid sequence MRILNVVAGFPGSSHDAYILRNSGVWRLFETNQMPEGHLLADSAYPLKKWIWTPLKENQVVGPAELRYNEAHIRTRAIIERLFGVLKMRFRCLDRSGGDLQFSPEKAIKIIVACCCLHNMAQEHGMLNDLLPTPQPPGEIFEHDVINHPQPLNAHLERSATIQDFFSD is encoded by the exons atgcgcatattaaatgtcgtggcagggttcccaggaagtagccatgatgcctacatcctcaggaattctggtgtgtggagattgtttgagacaaatcaaatgcctgaaggacatctcctcg cagattctgcatatcctcttaaaaaatggatttggacaccattgaaagagaaccaggttgttgggcctgctgaattaag atataatgaagcacatatccgaacacgtgctataatagaacgactgtttggtgttctaaaaatgcgctttcgctgcctggacagatcagggggggatctccaattcagtccggaaaaagctattaaaatcatagtggcatgttgctgtctacacaacatggcacaggagcatgggatgttgaacgacttacttccaacaccacagcccccaggtgaaatctttgagcatgatgtaattaatcatccccaacccctcaatgcccatttggagagatctgcaactattcaagatttcttttcag attga